Proteins found in one Limnohabitans sp. TEGF004 genomic segment:
- a CDS encoding MFS transporter, which produces MAERGSLADLQSRYGTRHRWLMLTTVMIGSMAAIMSSTIMNVGIPDMSMQFGIGQESAQWVSSSFMVAMTVSMLTTPWLLARFGYRTTYMGCMWVLLIAGIAGGLSTDYNWVLAARVIEGLAAGVVQPIPAIIILRAFDTSEQGRANSFFGMGVVLAPALGPSIGGLLVDWMSWRALFFMVVPFCTISMWMAMRYVPTTAPGGVSANHGKPSLDLGGLALATVGTLCLLNGLVMLHSGNVTAALSLMGAAALCTVGFVMWQRVQTQNDGKPLMNLALFAHRPFAMGTTVAFIYGIAMFGSTYLLPLYLQLGLGLSPSYVGTLLLPSGLLLALTIAIVGRYSSTHPTHLMVSFGLVLLALSFALMLTVNLQTGLWVLVVFAILGRVGLGFILPSLNIGAMRGMDGSLIPQGASVINFLRMLGGAAGVSLCGILLEWRLAVHGDSLTNAKTSAMRLAAFDEVFLMLALVCMLALLAAWRIRQHTH; this is translated from the coding sequence ATGGCTGAACGCGGCTCACTGGCCGATTTGCAAAGCCGCTACGGCACACGCCACCGCTGGCTGATGCTGACCACGGTGATGATTGGCTCGATGGCCGCCATCATGTCGTCCACCATCATGAACGTCGGCATTCCCGACATGAGCATGCAGTTCGGTATTGGCCAAGAATCGGCGCAATGGGTGAGCTCGAGCTTCATGGTGGCGATGACCGTGTCCATGCTCACCACGCCTTGGCTGTTGGCGCGATTTGGCTACCGCACCACCTACATGGGTTGCATGTGGGTGCTGCTCATCGCTGGCATTGCAGGCGGACTCTCGACGGACTACAACTGGGTGCTGGCCGCGCGCGTGATTGAAGGCTTGGCGGCTGGCGTGGTGCAACCCATTCCCGCCATCATCATCTTGCGTGCGTTTGACACGTCTGAACAAGGACGTGCCAACAGCTTCTTTGGCATGGGTGTGGTGCTGGCACCAGCGCTCGGCCCCAGCATCGGCGGCTTGTTGGTGGACTGGATGAGTTGGCGCGCGCTGTTCTTCATGGTGGTGCCGTTTTGCACAATTTCGATGTGGATGGCCATGCGCTATGTCCCCACCACAGCACCTGGCGGCGTGAGCGCCAACCACGGCAAACCCTCGCTCGATTTGGGCGGCCTCGCACTCGCCACGGTGGGCACCTTGTGCTTGCTCAATGGCTTGGTGATGTTGCACAGCGGCAATGTGACGGCCGCTCTTAGCTTGATGGGTGCCGCGGCGTTGTGCACCGTGGGTTTTGTGATGTGGCAACGTGTGCAAACTCAAAACGATGGCAAGCCGCTGATGAACTTGGCATTGTTTGCCCATCGCCCATTTGCCATGGGCACCACCGTGGCCTTCATCTACGGCATTGCGATGTTTGGCTCTACCTATTTGTTGCCTTTGTATTTGCAGCTGGGTTTGGGTTTGTCGCCTAGCTATGTGGGCACCTTGCTGCTGCCTTCGGGTTTATTGTTGGCCCTCACGATTGCCATCGTGGGTCGTTACTCCAGCACGCACCCCACGCACTTGATGGTGAGTTTTGGTTTGGTGTTGTTGGCGCTTTCATTCGCTCTCATGCTCACCGTGAATTTGCAAACCGGTTTGTGGGTGCTGGTGGTGTTCGCGATTTTGGGTCGCGTGGGCTTGGGCTTTATCTTGCCATCGCTCAACATCGGCGCCATGCGAGGCATGGACGGCAGCTTGATTCCTCAGGGGGCCAGCGTCATCAATTTTTTACGTATGCTGGGCGGTGCTGCAGGCGTGAGCTTGTGCGGTATTCTGTTGGAGTGGCGATTGGCTGTGCACGGTGATTCGCTCACCAACGCCAAGACATCGGCCATGCGCTTGGCGGCTTTTGACGAAGTGTTTTTGATGCTCGCCTTGGTTTGCATGTTGGCACTCTTAGCGGCGTGGCGCATTCGCCAACACACCCATTGA
- a CDS encoding class II glutamine amidotransferase gives MCQLLGLNCKNPTDATFSFSGFAQRAGVTDHHADGWGIAFFEGSEQDRGLRHFIDHLPASTSPVAELIRKYPIKSRNVISHIRKATQGVVSLENCHPFVRELWGRYWVFAHNGNLENYAPRLHGSFKPVGHTDSERAFCWLMQEMAKSHANVPSIDELTLTLKELVPQIAKHGTFNFLLSNGQALWAHASTNLCYIERKHPFATATLSDQDMSINFAEHASPDDRVAVVVTAPLTTNEVWTPFAPGELKVFVDGQLRA, from the coding sequence ATGTGCCAACTGCTCGGACTCAACTGCAAAAACCCCACCGATGCGACGTTTAGCTTCAGTGGTTTTGCCCAACGCGCAGGTGTGACTGACCACCATGCCGATGGCTGGGGCATCGCTTTTTTTGAAGGCTCAGAACAAGACCGCGGTTTACGCCACTTCATCGATCACCTGCCCGCCAGCACCTCACCCGTAGCTGAGCTGATTCGCAAGTACCCCATCAAAAGCCGCAATGTCATTTCGCACATCCGCAAGGCCACGCAAGGCGTGGTGTCGCTGGAAAACTGCCACCCCTTTGTGCGAGAGTTGTGGGGACGCTATTGGGTGTTTGCACACAACGGCAATTTAGAAAACTACGCACCACGCTTACACGGCAGCTTCAAACCTGTGGGGCACACCGACAGCGAACGCGCGTTTTGCTGGTTGATGCAAGAGATGGCCAAATCACACGCGAATGTGCCGTCGATTGACGAACTCACACTGACTTTGAAAGAGTTGGTGCCGCAAATTGCGAAGCACGGCACGTTCAATTTTTTGTTATCAAACGGCCAAGCACTGTGGGCACATGCCTCCACCAATCTTTGCTACATCGAGCGCAAGCACCCATTTGCAACAGCCACCTTGAGCGACCAAGACATGAGCATTAACTTTGCTGAACACGCGTCACCGGATGACCGAGTGGCTGTTGTTGTCACTGCGCCTTTGACAACTAACGAGGTTTGGACACCGTTTGCACCGGGGGAGTTGAAGGTGTTTGTGGATGGGCAGCTGCGCGCTTGA